A genomic window from Camelina sativa cultivar DH55 chromosome 2, Cs, whole genome shotgun sequence includes:
- the LOC104721761 gene encoding CST complex subunit CTC1-like isoform X6, translating to MENVTILTIKELVNKGRAVTGASSLFSSAASHSYSESSSKNPNSRPASFDSDLSCKFLAPLNHPAVIVGTIALPSKTLICPNRYCFRFSDGDLTICCDILRFEIRAIGSKICVLSWNFLPMKHCGGFLEIIKWKFVDTVNLLSRCSGIGSFPLFPSLFPLRNDDRKSRYSVHGVLESISPVSVVSCMDGESSDSVNLPGFLVHVMACECKTYSQNAIGCSHAFEKSVFVYFCGLVVTSWHPAIRKLVGRDVALSGLKKKMIYVRGDSLLVFVTTESSVLHPPCLSRKQLVAKTVVDRRGNCGSYLGFVKGVYLKGKLVEMDEDVWLLLTDQLLNRSHSIRTGSLIFIRNVHFVNTKFSWGEVLILGACFKTSITVEFFSPFETSCLVDSCRQTSLNRFMESLSFPARFWTLLVRSCFQKFNEIPSDKEILRSCQKDELTKMYAESQIPSFMFQPRGGIFTEFCMHESCGCNSEAHDCNLNLVMPISSFVQHYKVMLNELLSQINKNSSANNCLSHSSSTWKRDNHTNTKTLGSDDIGVILLGKLKISSSGRLQLHDRTSSIDVLTPDLLSDRNAHRIFEVSDYNLIMEGLPESMLHMPFLHNSLRCRNVVNPTPLAIENTLTVRFSLSLGTGSCKQVYGHHSLDWRHDLNEFKGGMFHLFRVTHKFPMLKKGHPGMPDCTSVFVEAIVLPLELICSVTEEDAAAPYFGEHDTSQEIRPHKRCKTNNGLQRERALSVPHEISCQMTIRCASSHCLVSAATLSNLKEKKSGNMLSAKRVLLEFIPECSNYYQALQIGGCYLMKHGTNDSFCAGRSGISNNDKISFRPETRLWSVEFSFDEDLTHDGSVDVYPLVSSQPSLVEKQHVSNPQPCSDVSLLLPYDAKGLFSIFLKNLEELNKPFAAGKNNNNISCCTHLETIMQAEPSQAPPSNSLFPEGNLASFRGDVVTVDAVTSSVIDVSSSYCINVLVNHHIVKIFGPLRRHSYLTGFGPGASATFYRILGTGEENRFVLTSASFVKINSRKASDGRQLEKPAHQAALCLPKVTPQEDVPCMLAGPACNSFSGNKDQQIKSACKFIFWFSKQDLMIPQKTNVGTILIYHLQDL from the exons ATGGAGAACGTCACAATTCTCACGATTAAAGAGCTTGTCAACAAAGGTCGAGCCGTCACCGGTGCATCGTCGCTATTCTCTTCCGCTGCTTCTCACTCGTATTCCGAATCAAGCTCTAAGAACCCTAATTCACGTCCCGCTTCCTTCGATTCCGACTTGAGCTGTAAGTTTCTCGCACCGTTGAATCACCCAGCGGTAATCGTCGGGACGATAGCTCTTCCTTCCAAAACCCTAATATGTCCGAATCGCTACTGCTTTCGATTCTCCGATGGTGATTTGACAATCTGCTGTGATATCCTTAGATTCGAAATCCGCGCGATTGGGAGTAAGATTTGTGTTCTATCTTGGAATTTTCTACCTATGAAGCATTGTGGTGGGTTTTTGGAAATTATCAAGTGGAAATTTGTGGATACTGTTAATTTGCTTTCTCGGTGTTCTGGAATTGGTTCGTTTCCATTGTTTCCTTCTTTGTTCCCGTTGCGAAACGATGACCGTAAGTCACGGTATAGCGTACATGGTGTGTTAGAGTCTATTAGCCCTGTATCTGTTGTTTCTTGTATGGATGGGGAGTCAAGTGATTCTGTAAATCTTCCTGGGTTCTTAGTGCATGTAATGGCCTGTGAGTGTAAAACGTATAGTCAGAATGCGATTGGTTGCAGTCATGCTTTTGAGAAGTCTGTTTTCGTTTACTTTTGTGGTTTAGTGGTTACGAGTTGGCACCCTGCGATAAGGAAGCTAGTTGGAAGAGATGTTGCTCTTTCCGGgttgaaaaagaagatgatttatGTAAGAGGTGATTCTCTGTTGGTGTTTGTGACGACCGAGAGTTCTGTTCTTCATCCACCTTGTTTATCTAGGAAACAGCTAGTTGCGAAAACTGTTGTTGATAGGAGAGGTAACTGTGGTTCCTACCTTGGATTTGTCAAAGGTGTGTACTTGAAAGGAAAGCTTGTTGAGATGGATGAAGATGTATGGCTTTTATTGACGGATCAGTTACTCAATAGATCCCACAGTATCCGAACTGGTTCCCTT ATTTTTATCAGAAATGTTCATTTTGTAAATACCAAATTTTCTTGGGGAGAAGTGCTTATACTTGGAGCATGCTTCAAGACCAGCATCACAGTAGAGTTTTTTTCACCTTTTGAAACGAG TTGTCTTGTAGATTCATGTCGGCAGActtctttaaatcgatttatggAGTCTTTGTCCTTTCCTGCAAGATTTTG GACATTACTTGTCAGATCGTGCTTCCAGAAGTTTAATGAAATTCCATCAGACAAGGAAATCTTACGATCCTGTCAG AAGGATGAACTGACAAAGATGTATGCAGAGTCACAAATACCGTCATTCATGTTTCAACCTAGG GGCGGGATCTTTACTGAATTCTGCATGCATGAGTCATGTGGATGCAATAGTGAAGCTCATGATTGCAACCTAAATCTG GTAATGCCTATCTCAAGTTTTGTCCAGCACTACAAGGTCATGCTGAATGAATTGCTTTCTCAGATTAACAAAAACTCTAGTGCTAATAATTGCTTAAGTCATTCATCATCAACGTGGAAAAGAGACAATCATACAAACACGAAGACTCTTGGAAGTGATGATATTGGTGTCATCTTGCTTGGAAAATTGAAG ATCTCATCTTCTGGAAGACTTCAATTGCATGACAGAACTAGCAGCATAGATGTTCTGACTCCAGACCTTCTAAGTGATAGAAATGCGCACAGGATATTTGAG GTTTCTGATTACAATCTTATCATGGAAGGACTACCTGAATCAATGCTCCACATGCCGTTTCTTCATAACTCCCTTCGCTGTAGAAATGTGGTTAATCCCACTCCATTGGCCATTGAAAACACCTTGACAGTGCGTTTTTCTTTATCGCTTGGTACTGGAAGTTGCAAACAGGTTTACGGGCACCATTCTCTTGACTGGAGGCATGATCTTAATGAGTTCAAAGGGGGAATGTTTCATCTATTTAGGGTGACCCACAAATTTCCAATGTTAAAAAAG GGTCACCCAGGAATGCCTGACTGTACTAGTGTATTCGTCGAGGCAATAGTCCTTCCCCTGGAACTCATTTGCTCTGTGACTGAGGAAGACGCAGCTGCTCCCTATTTTGGAGAACATGATACTTCCCAAGAAATACGTCCACATAAGAGATGTAAAACTAATAATGGATTACAGAGGGAAAGAGCATTATCTGTGCCACATGAAATTTCCTGCCAGATGACCATCAGATGTGCTAGTAGTCACTGCTTGGTCTCAGCAGCAACTCTGTCTaatttgaaggagaagaaaagtgGTAACATGCTCAGTGCTAAGCGTGTGCTGTTAGAATTCATACCTGAATGCAGTAACTATTAT CAGGCTTTACAGATTGGCGGTTGCTATTTGATGAAGCATGGCACTAATGATTCTTTTTGTGCTGGACGGTCTGGCATATCTAACAATGACAAAATCAGTTTTAGACCTGAAACACGTTTATGGAGTGTcgaattttcttttgatgaagATCTCACCCATGATGGATCTGTGGATGTATATCCTCTGGTGTCGTCTCAACCATCTCTTGTGGAAAAACAACATGTTTCTAATCCACAACCTTGTTCAGATGTTTCGCTTCTTCTCCCTTATGATGCAAAAGGACTCTTTTCAATATTTCTCAAGAACTTGGAAGAACTTAATAAGCCATTTGCAGCTgggaagaataataataatatttcgtGCTGTACTCACTTGGAGACGATAATGCAGGCAGAGCCGTCTCAGGCACCTCCTTCCAACAGCTTGTTTCCTGAAGGAAATCTGGCGTCTTTCAGAGGCGACGTAGTAACAGTTGACGCTGTTACCTCTTCTGTCATTGATGTTTCAAGCAGCTATTGCATTAATGTTCTAGTCAATCATCATATT GTGAAGATATTTGGTCCACTTCGAAGGCATTCATATCTCACTGGATTCGGCCCTGGGGCGAGTGCAACATTCTACCGGATTCTTGGAACAGG AGAGGAAAACAGGTTTGTGTTGACGTCAGCATCATTTGTCAAGATAAACTCTAGAAAGGCATCGGATGGTCGGCAGTTAGAGAAACCGGCTCACCAAGCTGCTTTGTGTCTGCCCAAAGTCACACCTCAGGAAGACGTACCTTGCATGCTTGCTGGTCCTGCTTGTAATTCATTCTCAGGAAACAAGGATCAGCAAATAAAGTCTGCCTGCAAG TTTATCTTCTGGTTCTCCAAACAAGATCTGATGATCCCTCAGAAAACGAATGTAGGAACAATTTTGATATACCACTTGCAGGATTTGTG A
- the LOC104721761 gene encoding CST complex subunit CTC1-like isoform X4, protein MENVTILTIKELVNKGRAVTGASSLFSSAASHSYSESSSKNPNSRPASFDSDLSCKFLAPLNHPAVIVGTIALPSKTLICPNRYCFRFSDGDLTICCDILRFEIRAIGSKICVLSWNFLPMKHCGGFLEIIKWKFVDTVNLLSRCSGIGSFPLFPSLFPLRNDDRKSRYSVHGVLESISPVSVVSCMDGESSDSVNLPGFLVHVMACECKTYSQNAIGCSHAFEKSVFVYFCGLVVTSWHPAIRKLVGRDVALSGLKKKMIYVRGDSLLVFVTTESSVLHPPCLSRKQLVAKTVVDRRGNCGSYLGFVKGVYLKGKLVEMDEDVWLLLTDQLLNRSHSIRTGSLIFIRNVHFVNTKFSWGEVLILGACFKTSITVEFFSPFETSCLVDSCRQTSLNRFMESLSFPARFWTLLVRSCFQKFNEIPSDKEILRSCQKDELTKMYAESQIPSFMFQPRGGIFTEFCMHESCGCNSEAHDCNLNLVMPISSFVQHYKVMLNELLSQINKNSSANNCLSHSSSTWKRDNHTNTKTLGSDDIGVILLGKLKISSSGRLQLHDRTSSIDVLTPDLLSDRNAHRIFEVSDYNLIMEGLPESMLHMPFLHNSLRCRNVVNPTPLAIENTLTVRFSLSLGTGSCKQVYGHHSLDWRHDLNEFKGGMFHLFRVTHKFPMLKKGHPGMPDCTSVFVEAIVLPLELICSVTEEDAAAPYFGEHDTSQEIRPHKRCKTNNGLQRERALSVPHEISCQMTIRCASSHCLVSAATLSNLKEKKSGNMLSAKRVLLEFIPECSNYYQALQIGGCYLMKHGTNDSFCAGRSGISNNDKISFRPETRLWSVEFSFDEDLTHDGSVDVYPLVSSQPSLVEKQHVSNPQPCSDVSLLLPYDAKGLFSIFLKNLEELNKPFAAGKNNNNISCCTHLETIMQAEPSQAPPSNSLFPEGNLASFRGDVVTVDAVTSSVIDVSSSYCINVLVNHHIVKIFGPLRRHSYLTGFGPGASATFYRILGTGEENRFVLTSASFVKINSRKASDGRQLEKPAHQAALCLPKVTPQEDVPCMLAGPACNSFSGNKDQQIKSACKFIFWFSKQDLMIPQKTNVGTILIYHLQDLW, encoded by the exons ATGGAGAACGTCACAATTCTCACGATTAAAGAGCTTGTCAACAAAGGTCGAGCCGTCACCGGTGCATCGTCGCTATTCTCTTCCGCTGCTTCTCACTCGTATTCCGAATCAAGCTCTAAGAACCCTAATTCACGTCCCGCTTCCTTCGATTCCGACTTGAGCTGTAAGTTTCTCGCACCGTTGAATCACCCAGCGGTAATCGTCGGGACGATAGCTCTTCCTTCCAAAACCCTAATATGTCCGAATCGCTACTGCTTTCGATTCTCCGATGGTGATTTGACAATCTGCTGTGATATCCTTAGATTCGAAATCCGCGCGATTGGGAGTAAGATTTGTGTTCTATCTTGGAATTTTCTACCTATGAAGCATTGTGGTGGGTTTTTGGAAATTATCAAGTGGAAATTTGTGGATACTGTTAATTTGCTTTCTCGGTGTTCTGGAATTGGTTCGTTTCCATTGTTTCCTTCTTTGTTCCCGTTGCGAAACGATGACCGTAAGTCACGGTATAGCGTACATGGTGTGTTAGAGTCTATTAGCCCTGTATCTGTTGTTTCTTGTATGGATGGGGAGTCAAGTGATTCTGTAAATCTTCCTGGGTTCTTAGTGCATGTAATGGCCTGTGAGTGTAAAACGTATAGTCAGAATGCGATTGGTTGCAGTCATGCTTTTGAGAAGTCTGTTTTCGTTTACTTTTGTGGTTTAGTGGTTACGAGTTGGCACCCTGCGATAAGGAAGCTAGTTGGAAGAGATGTTGCTCTTTCCGGgttgaaaaagaagatgatttatGTAAGAGGTGATTCTCTGTTGGTGTTTGTGACGACCGAGAGTTCTGTTCTTCATCCACCTTGTTTATCTAGGAAACAGCTAGTTGCGAAAACTGTTGTTGATAGGAGAGGTAACTGTGGTTCCTACCTTGGATTTGTCAAAGGTGTGTACTTGAAAGGAAAGCTTGTTGAGATGGATGAAGATGTATGGCTTTTATTGACGGATCAGTTACTCAATAGATCCCACAGTATCCGAACTGGTTCCCTT ATTTTTATCAGAAATGTTCATTTTGTAAATACCAAATTTTCTTGGGGAGAAGTGCTTATACTTGGAGCATGCTTCAAGACCAGCATCACAGTAGAGTTTTTTTCACCTTTTGAAACGAG TTGTCTTGTAGATTCATGTCGGCAGActtctttaaatcgatttatggAGTCTTTGTCCTTTCCTGCAAGATTTTG GACATTACTTGTCAGATCGTGCTTCCAGAAGTTTAATGAAATTCCATCAGACAAGGAAATCTTACGATCCTGTCAG AAGGATGAACTGACAAAGATGTATGCAGAGTCACAAATACCGTCATTCATGTTTCAACCTAGG GGCGGGATCTTTACTGAATTCTGCATGCATGAGTCATGTGGATGCAATAGTGAAGCTCATGATTGCAACCTAAATCTG GTAATGCCTATCTCAAGTTTTGTCCAGCACTACAAGGTCATGCTGAATGAATTGCTTTCTCAGATTAACAAAAACTCTAGTGCTAATAATTGCTTAAGTCATTCATCATCAACGTGGAAAAGAGACAATCATACAAACACGAAGACTCTTGGAAGTGATGATATTGGTGTCATCTTGCTTGGAAAATTGAAG ATCTCATCTTCTGGAAGACTTCAATTGCATGACAGAACTAGCAGCATAGATGTTCTGACTCCAGACCTTCTAAGTGATAGAAATGCGCACAGGATATTTGAG GTTTCTGATTACAATCTTATCATGGAAGGACTACCTGAATCAATGCTCCACATGCCGTTTCTTCATAACTCCCTTCGCTGTAGAAATGTGGTTAATCCCACTCCATTGGCCATTGAAAACACCTTGACAGTGCGTTTTTCTTTATCGCTTGGTACTGGAAGTTGCAAACAGGTTTACGGGCACCATTCTCTTGACTGGAGGCATGATCTTAATGAGTTCAAAGGGGGAATGTTTCATCTATTTAGGGTGACCCACAAATTTCCAATGTTAAAAAAG GGTCACCCAGGAATGCCTGACTGTACTAGTGTATTCGTCGAGGCAATAGTCCTTCCCCTGGAACTCATTTGCTCTGTGACTGAGGAAGACGCAGCTGCTCCCTATTTTGGAGAACATGATACTTCCCAAGAAATACGTCCACATAAGAGATGTAAAACTAATAATGGATTACAGAGGGAAAGAGCATTATCTGTGCCACATGAAATTTCCTGCCAGATGACCATCAGATGTGCTAGTAGTCACTGCTTGGTCTCAGCAGCAACTCTGTCTaatttgaaggagaagaaaagtgGTAACATGCTCAGTGCTAAGCGTGTGCTGTTAGAATTCATACCTGAATGCAGTAACTATTAT CAGGCTTTACAGATTGGCGGTTGCTATTTGATGAAGCATGGCACTAATGATTCTTTTTGTGCTGGACGGTCTGGCATATCTAACAATGACAAAATCAGTTTTAGACCTGAAACACGTTTATGGAGTGTcgaattttcttttgatgaagATCTCACCCATGATGGATCTGTGGATGTATATCCTCTGGTGTCGTCTCAACCATCTCTTGTGGAAAAACAACATGTTTCTAATCCACAACCTTGTTCAGATGTTTCGCTTCTTCTCCCTTATGATGCAAAAGGACTCTTTTCAATATTTCTCAAGAACTTGGAAGAACTTAATAAGCCATTTGCAGCTgggaagaataataataatatttcgtGCTGTACTCACTTGGAGACGATAATGCAGGCAGAGCCGTCTCAGGCACCTCCTTCCAACAGCTTGTTTCCTGAAGGAAATCTGGCGTCTTTCAGAGGCGACGTAGTAACAGTTGACGCTGTTACCTCTTCTGTCATTGATGTTTCAAGCAGCTATTGCATTAATGTTCTAGTCAATCATCATATT GTGAAGATATTTGGTCCACTTCGAAGGCATTCATATCTCACTGGATTCGGCCCTGGGGCGAGTGCAACATTCTACCGGATTCTTGGAACAGG AGAGGAAAACAGGTTTGTGTTGACGTCAGCATCATTTGTCAAGATAAACTCTAGAAAGGCATCGGATGGTCGGCAGTTAGAGAAACCGGCTCACCAAGCTGCTTTGTGTCTGCCCAAAGTCACACCTCAGGAAGACGTACCTTGCATGCTTGCTGGTCCTGCTTGTAATTCATTCTCAGGAAACAAGGATCAGCAAATAAAGTCTGCCTGCAAG TTTATCTTCTGGTTCTCCAAACAAGATCTGATGATCCCTCAGAAAACGAATGTAGGAACAATTTTGATATACCACTTGCAGGATTTGTGGTAG
- the LOC104721761 gene encoding CST complex subunit CTC1-like isoform X5, whose amino-acid sequence MENVTILTIKELVNKGRAVTGASSLFSSAASHSYSESSSKNPNSRPASFDSDLSCKFLAPLNHPAVIVGTIALPSKTLICPNRYCFRFSDGDLTICCDILRFEIRAIGSKICVLSWNFLPMKHCGGFLEIIKWKFVDTVNLLSRCSGIGSFPLFPSLFPLRNDDRKSRYSVHGVLESISPVSVVSCMDGESSDSVNLPGFLVHVMACECKTYSQNAIGCSHAFEKSVFVYFCGLVVTSWHPAIRKLVGRDVALSGLKKKMIYVRGDSLLVFVTTESSVLHPPCLSRKQLVAKTVVDRRGNCGSYLGFVKGVYLKGKLVEMDEDVWLLLTDQLLNRSHSIRTGSLIFIRNVHFVNTKFSWGEVLILGACFKTSITVEFFSPFETSCLVDSCRQTSLNRFMESLSFPARFWTLLVRSCFQKFNEIPSDKEILRSCQKDELTKMYAESQIPSFMFQPRGGIFTEFCMHESCGCNSEAHDCNLNLVMPISSFVQHYKVMLNELLSQINKNSSANNCLSHSSSTWKRDNHTNTKTLGSDDIGVILLGKLKISSSGRLQLHDRTSSIDVLTPDLLSDRNAHRIFEVSDYNLIMEGLPESMLHMPFLHNSLRCRNVVNPTPLAIENTLTVRFSLSLGTGSCKQVYGHHSLDWRHDLNEFKGGMFHLFRVTHKFPMLKKGHPGMPDCTSVFVEAIVLPLELICSVTEEDAAAPYFGEHDTSQEIRPHKRCKTNNGLQRERALSVPHEISCQMTIRCASSHCLVSAATLSNLKEKKSGNMLSAKRVLLEFIPECSNYYALQIGGCYLMKHGTNDSFCAGRSGISNNDKISFRPETRLWSVEFSFDEDLTHDGSVDVYPLVSSQPSLVEKQHVSNPQPCSDVSLLLPYDAKGLFSIFLKNLEELNKPFAAGKNNNNISCCTHLETIMQAEPSQAPPSNSLFPEGNLASFRGDVVTVDAVTSSVIDVSSSYCINVLVNHHIVKIFGPLRRHSYLTGFGPGASATFYRILGTGEENRFVLTSASFVKINSRKASDGRQLEKPAHQAALCLPKVTPQEDVPCMLAGPACNSFSGNKDQQIKSACKFIFWFSKQDLMIPQKTNVGTILIYHLQDLW is encoded by the exons ATGGAGAACGTCACAATTCTCACGATTAAAGAGCTTGTCAACAAAGGTCGAGCCGTCACCGGTGCATCGTCGCTATTCTCTTCCGCTGCTTCTCACTCGTATTCCGAATCAAGCTCTAAGAACCCTAATTCACGTCCCGCTTCCTTCGATTCCGACTTGAGCTGTAAGTTTCTCGCACCGTTGAATCACCCAGCGGTAATCGTCGGGACGATAGCTCTTCCTTCCAAAACCCTAATATGTCCGAATCGCTACTGCTTTCGATTCTCCGATGGTGATTTGACAATCTGCTGTGATATCCTTAGATTCGAAATCCGCGCGATTGGGAGTAAGATTTGTGTTCTATCTTGGAATTTTCTACCTATGAAGCATTGTGGTGGGTTTTTGGAAATTATCAAGTGGAAATTTGTGGATACTGTTAATTTGCTTTCTCGGTGTTCTGGAATTGGTTCGTTTCCATTGTTTCCTTCTTTGTTCCCGTTGCGAAACGATGACCGTAAGTCACGGTATAGCGTACATGGTGTGTTAGAGTCTATTAGCCCTGTATCTGTTGTTTCTTGTATGGATGGGGAGTCAAGTGATTCTGTAAATCTTCCTGGGTTCTTAGTGCATGTAATGGCCTGTGAGTGTAAAACGTATAGTCAGAATGCGATTGGTTGCAGTCATGCTTTTGAGAAGTCTGTTTTCGTTTACTTTTGTGGTTTAGTGGTTACGAGTTGGCACCCTGCGATAAGGAAGCTAGTTGGAAGAGATGTTGCTCTTTCCGGgttgaaaaagaagatgatttatGTAAGAGGTGATTCTCTGTTGGTGTTTGTGACGACCGAGAGTTCTGTTCTTCATCCACCTTGTTTATCTAGGAAACAGCTAGTTGCGAAAACTGTTGTTGATAGGAGAGGTAACTGTGGTTCCTACCTTGGATTTGTCAAAGGTGTGTACTTGAAAGGAAAGCTTGTTGAGATGGATGAAGATGTATGGCTTTTATTGACGGATCAGTTACTCAATAGATCCCACAGTATCCGAACTGGTTCCCTT ATTTTTATCAGAAATGTTCATTTTGTAAATACCAAATTTTCTTGGGGAGAAGTGCTTATACTTGGAGCATGCTTCAAGACCAGCATCACAGTAGAGTTTTTTTCACCTTTTGAAACGAG TTGTCTTGTAGATTCATGTCGGCAGActtctttaaatcgatttatggAGTCTTTGTCCTTTCCTGCAAGATTTTG GACATTACTTGTCAGATCGTGCTTCCAGAAGTTTAATGAAATTCCATCAGACAAGGAAATCTTACGATCCTGTCAG AAGGATGAACTGACAAAGATGTATGCAGAGTCACAAATACCGTCATTCATGTTTCAACCTAGG GGCGGGATCTTTACTGAATTCTGCATGCATGAGTCATGTGGATGCAATAGTGAAGCTCATGATTGCAACCTAAATCTG GTAATGCCTATCTCAAGTTTTGTCCAGCACTACAAGGTCATGCTGAATGAATTGCTTTCTCAGATTAACAAAAACTCTAGTGCTAATAATTGCTTAAGTCATTCATCATCAACGTGGAAAAGAGACAATCATACAAACACGAAGACTCTTGGAAGTGATGATATTGGTGTCATCTTGCTTGGAAAATTGAAG ATCTCATCTTCTGGAAGACTTCAATTGCATGACAGAACTAGCAGCATAGATGTTCTGACTCCAGACCTTCTAAGTGATAGAAATGCGCACAGGATATTTGAG GTTTCTGATTACAATCTTATCATGGAAGGACTACCTGAATCAATGCTCCACATGCCGTTTCTTCATAACTCCCTTCGCTGTAGAAATGTGGTTAATCCCACTCCATTGGCCATTGAAAACACCTTGACAGTGCGTTTTTCTTTATCGCTTGGTACTGGAAGTTGCAAACAGGTTTACGGGCACCATTCTCTTGACTGGAGGCATGATCTTAATGAGTTCAAAGGGGGAATGTTTCATCTATTTAGGGTGACCCACAAATTTCCAATGTTAAAAAAG GGTCACCCAGGAATGCCTGACTGTACTAGTGTATTCGTCGAGGCAATAGTCCTTCCCCTGGAACTCATTTGCTCTGTGACTGAGGAAGACGCAGCTGCTCCCTATTTTGGAGAACATGATACTTCCCAAGAAATACGTCCACATAAGAGATGTAAAACTAATAATGGATTACAGAGGGAAAGAGCATTATCTGTGCCACATGAAATTTCCTGCCAGATGACCATCAGATGTGCTAGTAGTCACTGCTTGGTCTCAGCAGCAACTCTGTCTaatttgaaggagaagaaaagtgGTAACATGCTCAGTGCTAAGCGTGTGCTGTTAGAATTCATACCTGAATGCAGTAACTATTAT GCTTTACAGATTGGCGGTTGCTATTTGATGAAGCATGGCACTAATGATTCTTTTTGTGCTGGACGGTCTGGCATATCTAACAATGACAAAATCAGTTTTAGACCTGAAACACGTTTATGGAGTGTcgaattttcttttgatgaagATCTCACCCATGATGGATCTGTGGATGTATATCCTCTGGTGTCGTCTCAACCATCTCTTGTGGAAAAACAACATGTTTCTAATCCACAACCTTGTTCAGATGTTTCGCTTCTTCTCCCTTATGATGCAAAAGGACTCTTTTCAATATTTCTCAAGAACTTGGAAGAACTTAATAAGCCATTTGCAGCTgggaagaataataataatatttcgtGCTGTACTCACTTGGAGACGATAATGCAGGCAGAGCCGTCTCAGGCACCTCCTTCCAACAGCTTGTTTCCTGAAGGAAATCTGGCGTCTTTCAGAGGCGACGTAGTAACAGTTGACGCTGTTACCTCTTCTGTCATTGATGTTTCAAGCAGCTATTGCATTAATGTTCTAGTCAATCATCATATT GTGAAGATATTTGGTCCACTTCGAAGGCATTCATATCTCACTGGATTCGGCCCTGGGGCGAGTGCAACATTCTACCGGATTCTTGGAACAGG AGAGGAAAACAGGTTTGTGTTGACGTCAGCATCATTTGTCAAGATAAACTCTAGAAAGGCATCGGATGGTCGGCAGTTAGAGAAACCGGCTCACCAAGCTGCTTTGTGTCTGCCCAAAGTCACACCTCAGGAAGACGTACCTTGCATGCTTGCTGGTCCTGCTTGTAATTCATTCTCAGGAAACAAGGATCAGCAAATAAAGTCTGCCTGCAAG TTTATCTTCTGGTTCTCCAAACAAGATCTGATGATCCCTCAGAAAACGAATGTAGGAACAATTTTGATATACCACTTGCAGGATTTGTGGTAG